One region of Candidatus Binatia bacterium genomic DNA includes:
- a CDS encoding type II secretion system F family protein, whose translation MPVFVWEGKTAQGKTLKGEMDALNQQAVLSRLRSQRIQPVPTRIREKGKGLDREITIPGLGAKIKDHDVMIFTRQFATMIDAGLPIVQGLDILSQQTENKLFRNTIKTIKQDVEGGSTLAEALKKHPKVFDDLYVNMVAAGEAGGVLNTILNRIALFIEKATKLRRKVKGAMIYPCTIVVVAAAVVTILLLYVIPVFGELYGGAGKALPLPTQMTINVSNWFRAYFLYIVALVVAIIVAIRMYYKTDNGRLVIDGFLLRLPVIGDLVRKVAVARFSQNMSILLSSGVPILDGLAITAKTAGNKVVEQAVMKCRISISQGKTIAEPMAESKIFPPMVCQMVAIGENTGSLDSLLKKVAEFYEEEVDSAVANLTALMEPIIMVVLGVIIGGLVISMYLPIFQLGSLV comes from the coding sequence ATGCCAGTTTTTGTTTGGGAAGGAAAGACGGCGCAGGGAAAGACTCTGAAGGGCGAGATGGACGCCCTGAATCAGCAGGCGGTGCTGTCGCGTTTGAGAAGCCAGCGAATTCAACCCGTACCGACGCGGATTCGGGAGAAAGGGAAGGGGCTCGACCGGGAGATCACCATTCCGGGCTTGGGCGCGAAGATCAAGGACCACGACGTGATGATATTTACCCGCCAGTTCGCCACGATGATCGACGCGGGCCTGCCGATCGTTCAGGGTCTGGATATCCTGAGCCAACAAACGGAGAACAAACTTTTCAGGAATACCATTAAGACCATCAAGCAGGACGTCGAGGGCGGCTCGACTTTAGCTGAAGCCCTGAAGAAGCATCCCAAAGTTTTCGATGATCTTTACGTCAACATGGTCGCCGCCGGTGAGGCGGGAGGTGTCCTGAACACGATTCTTAACCGAATCGCCCTTTTTATCGAAAAGGCGACCAAGCTCAGGCGAAAGGTCAAAGGGGCGATGATCTACCCGTGCACGATCGTCGTCGTCGCCGCGGCGGTGGTGACGATCCTGCTCCTCTACGTTATCCCTGTCTTCGGCGAGCTTTACGGCGGTGCGGGTAAGGCACTGCCGCTGCCGACGCAGATGACGATCAACGTAAGCAACTGGTTTCGTGCTTACTTCTTATATATCGTCGCGCTGGTCGTCGCTATCATCGTCGCCATACGTATGTACTATAAAACGGACAACGGCAGATTGGTTATCGATGGGTTTTTGCTTAGATTGCCCGTCATCGGCGATCTTGTGCGTAAAGTCGCAGTTGCCCGGTTTTCCCAGAATATGTCTATTCTGCTCAGCTCCGGCGTGCCTATCCTCGATGGCCTTGCGATTACGGCCAAAACGGCTGGCAACAAGGTTGTCGAACAGGCGGTCATGAAATGCCGTATCAGTATCAGCCAGGGAAAGACTATTGCTGAGCCAATGGCAGAAAGCAAAATCTTTCCACCCATGGTCTGCCAGATGGTCGCTATCGGCGAGAATACTGGATCGCTGGATTCGTTGCTCAAGAAGGTAGCCGAGTTTTACGAGGAAGAAGTCGATAGCGCCGTGGCCAACCTTACCGCGCTTATGGAGCCGATTATTATGGTTGTTCTGGGAGTCATTATCGGTGGATTGGTGATATCGATGTATCTCCCGATCTTCCAACTGGGCTCTCTAGTCTAA
- a CDS encoding sigma 54-interacting transcriptional regulator has translation MDEEKKELIRKIKWLLFLRVVVLSFFLGAAALLHLFKGGDPGMFRYLQIPLIAAYVISIASALVLRWLKNAVVFAHVQIDFDVLLVTGIVLITGDSQSPFAFLYNLAIINGAILLFFRGAFITAGFSSFCYSALLLWSRYSGFGEAGPLLGNLMLNVPAFFVIAYLSGLLARKVFEAEQLLKEKQKDYHDLEALKDALIQGVGSGIAITDIKGHINFFNPRAQTLTSLQEGTVKGKKLTDIFPGLTYNFDGAVSEAKRIVVDEFAFTDARKGNIYLKSTLAPLNDPSEQAIGYVCIFEDVTKRKELEEKVRLGEEIRKARERDLRDQVSEEPSSNFQFDGVVGRGGGVENIYRLVKKVATTTTNVLIAGDSGTGKELVARAIHSNGPRKEKPFVAVNCGAIPENLIESELFGHVRGAFTGAVSDHMGLFKQADGGTIFLDEVGELPLHLQVKLLRVLQEKAFAPVGGSKQIKVDVRVISASNRDLRQEVEKGRFREDLFYRLNVVQVTLPPLRNRKEDIPSLVHFFVEKFSRVQGKKVEEVSSEALMELMNYSYPGNIRELENIIEHSVAVTGRNIITEDDLPNYIRGVPISEEVKLFEKTAPGGADTFFSRAISLDEELATHEKCL, from the coding sequence TTGGACGAAGAAAAAAAAGAGCTGATCAGAAAGATCAAGTGGCTGCTCTTTCTCAGGGTAGTCGTCCTCTCATTTTTCTTGGGGGCCGCCGCGCTTTTGCATCTCTTCAAAGGCGGCGACCCGGGGATGTTCCGCTACCTGCAGATTCCCCTCATCGCGGCGTACGTTATCTCTATAGCTTCCGCACTCGTTCTTCGCTGGCTTAAAAATGCGGTTGTCTTCGCTCACGTACAGATCGATTTTGACGTTCTCCTGGTTACCGGAATCGTCCTCATCACCGGAGATAGCCAAAGCCCGTTTGCCTTCCTTTACAACCTGGCAATCATCAATGGCGCCATTTTATTATTTTTTCGCGGCGCCTTTATCACGGCTGGTTTTTCAAGTTTCTGTTATAGCGCCCTCCTACTGTGGAGCCGCTATAGTGGCTTCGGCGAGGCTGGGCCGCTGCTTGGCAACCTGATGCTTAATGTGCCGGCTTTTTTTGTTATCGCCTATCTCAGCGGGCTACTTGCGCGGAAAGTGTTTGAGGCCGAACAACTACTCAAAGAGAAACAGAAAGATTATCACGATCTGGAGGCGCTAAAAGACGCCTTGATTCAAGGAGTCGGGAGCGGCATAGCCATTACCGATATTAAAGGCCACATCAATTTCTTCAATCCTCGAGCCCAGACCCTTACCTCGTTGCAGGAGGGGACGGTAAAAGGAAAGAAGCTCACGGATATTTTTCCCGGTCTTACTTACAACTTTGATGGAGCAGTATCCGAGGCAAAGAGAATCGTCGTGGATGAATTTGCATTTACCGATGCGCGGAAAGGCAACATTTATCTAAAGTCAACGCTTGCGCCCCTGAATGATCCGAGCGAGCAGGCGATCGGTTATGTTTGCATTTTTGAGGATGTCACCAAGCGGAAAGAACTGGAGGAAAAAGTTCGCCTGGGAGAAGAAATACGCAAGGCTAGGGAACGCGACTTACGCGACCAGGTCAGCGAAGAGCCTTCAAGCAATTTTCAGTTTGACGGTGTCGTTGGCCGTGGGGGCGGAGTGGAAAATATTTATCGCCTTGTCAAGAAGGTTGCAACCACAACCACCAATGTCTTGATCGCGGGCGACAGCGGTACGGGTAAAGAGCTGGTAGCTCGCGCGATACATTCGAACGGACCGCGCAAGGAAAAACCCTTTGTAGCCGTCAACTGCGGGGCAATTCCCGAGAATCTCATAGAGAGCGAGCTTTTCGGCCACGTGCGCGGGGCATTTACGGGAGCGGTCTCGGATCATATGGGTCTCTTCAAACAGGCAGACGGGGGGACGATCTTCCTCGATGAAGTCGGCGAGTTGCCGCTTCACCTTCAAGTCAAGCTGCTCCGAGTCCTGCAAGAGAAGGCTTTCGCTCCGGTCGGTGGAAGCAAGCAGATTAAGGTTGATGTCCGTGTAATCTCGGCCTCAAATCGAGACCTCAGGCAGGAGGTTGAAAAGGGACGCTTTCGAGAGGACTTGTTTTACCGTCTAAACGTCGTCCAGGTGACCCTTCCTCCTTTGCGCAACCGAAAAGAAGACATCCCTTCATTGGTGCACTTTTTTGTCGAAAAATTTTCTCGAGTCCAGGGCAAAAAGGTCGAAGAAGTTTCTAGCGAGGCCCTGATGGAACTGATGAACTACAGCTACCCGGGAAACATTCGTGAGCTGGAAAACATCATTGAGCATTCGGTGGCGGTAACCGGAAGGAATATTATCACCGAAGACGACCTGCCCAACTACATTCGCGGGGTTCCCATTTCCGAAGAGGTCAAGCTCTTCGAAAAGACAGCTCCAGGCGGAGCGGATACCTTTTTTAGTCGGGCTATTTCGCTGGACGAAGAATTGGCGACTCACGAGAAGTGCCT
- the pilB gene encoding type IV-A pilus assembly ATPase PilB → MEPRLGELLVRGGVVTREQLNQALQKEQDNGSNVIQELVRLGFTTEDNLTQFLAAQFGIEKVPLESVDITQAIFDLVPTDLIQKHQIIPLKLLGSTLTVATADPTNLIAINEIQFITGYGVRPVLASPSEIRTILQRRYGNTSYDEVLKRFGDREMEVISDEEDINLEELQQATQEAPVVTLVNAILADASKRGASDIHFEPYEKVFRIRFRLDGVLQEIMTPPQRLKNAMISRIKVMANLDIAERRLTQDGRIKLKSGQGQELDLRVSVLPTLFGEKIVMRLLDKSNLQLDMAKLGFDTQNLKDFKEAIYKPYGMILITGPTGSGKSTTLYSALSELNKADVNISTAEDPVEYSIMGVNQVQVRDEIGLNFASCLRSFLRQDPDIIMVGEVRDLETAQIAVKAALTGHLVLSTLHTNDAPSSVDRLINMGVESFLLTSSINLIVAQRLVRKICGSCKTPVEVSAEILINIGVDPAEVASGFPTFRGQGCPNCNQTGYKGRIAIYEVMVMHDALKEIILRGVSAADLKREAVKLGMSTLRLSAIKKVRDGLTTIEETVRVTDSDRGFGSVFALGT, encoded by the coding sequence ATGGAACCTCGCCTAGGTGAGTTATTGGTTCGGGGTGGCGTGGTCACCCGGGAGCAACTCAATCAGGCCCTGCAAAAAGAACAAGACAACGGCTCAAACGTCATCCAGGAGTTGGTTCGTCTTGGTTTCACGACTGAAGACAACCTCACCCAATTTCTCGCCGCACAATTTGGCATCGAAAAGGTCCCCCTCGAAAGCGTTGATATAACGCAAGCTATCTTCGATCTAGTTCCCACCGATCTCATCCAGAAGCACCAGATCATACCGCTGAAGCTTTTGGGTTCCACATTGACCGTAGCAACCGCCGACCCGACGAATCTTATTGCTATCAACGAAATTCAGTTTATTACCGGCTACGGCGTCAGACCGGTGCTCGCTTCACCATCGGAAATCCGGACCATTCTTCAACGCCGGTACGGCAACACCAGCTATGACGAAGTGCTCAAGAGATTCGGCGACCGCGAGATGGAGGTCATTAGCGACGAGGAGGACATCAATCTCGAAGAACTCCAGCAAGCGACCCAGGAAGCTCCGGTGGTTACGCTGGTCAATGCCATTTTGGCTGACGCATCAAAGCGCGGCGCCAGCGATATTCACTTCGAGCCTTATGAGAAGGTCTTCCGTATAAGATTTCGGTTGGACGGAGTGCTGCAAGAGATCATGACTCCGCCGCAAAGATTGAAGAACGCGATGATCTCGCGAATTAAAGTCATGGCCAATCTGGATATCGCCGAGAGGCGGTTGACTCAAGACGGCCGGATCAAGCTCAAATCGGGTCAGGGGCAAGAGCTCGATCTCCGTGTTTCTGTTCTCCCGACGCTCTTTGGCGAGAAGATCGTCATGAGGTTGCTGGACAAATCCAATCTGCAACTGGACATGGCGAAACTCGGTTTTGATACGCAAAATTTAAAAGATTTTAAAGAGGCGATCTATAAACCCTACGGGATGATCCTCATCACAGGTCCGACGGGGAGCGGGAAATCGACCACGCTGTACTCGGCCCTATCAGAGCTCAACAAGGCTGATGTGAATATCTCGACCGCTGAAGACCCGGTCGAGTACAGTATCATGGGCGTGAATCAGGTACAGGTTAGGGATGAAATCGGGCTAAATTTTGCAAGCTGTCTTCGTTCTTTTCTGCGCCAAGACCCCGACATCATTATGGTCGGCGAAGTCCGCGATCTTGAAACGGCTCAAATCGCCGTCAAGGCAGCCCTTACCGGACACTTGGTCCTGAGCACCCTCCATACGAACGACGCGCCCTCGAGCGTGGATCGCTTGATCAATATGGGCGTCGAGTCGTTTCTTCTTACGTCTTCCATCAATCTAATAGTCGCGCAAAGGTTGGTGCGCAAGATTTGCGGCAGCTGCAAGACGCCCGTGGAAGTCAGCGCGGAGATACTCATCAATATCGGTGTCGATCCAGCAGAGGTAGCCTCGGGCTTTCCGACCTTTCGCGGTCAGGGATGTCCGAACTGCAACCAGACCGGATATAAAGGACGCATAGCGATTTACGAAGTGATGGTGATGCACGACGCGCTCAAAGAAATAATTCTCCGCGGCGTATCCGCCGCGGATCTCAAACGGGAAGCAGTGAAGTTGGGAATGAGCACGCTGAGATTAAGCGCTATCAAAAAAGTTCGGGACGGACTTACGACCATAGAAGAGACGGTTCGGGTAACAGATTCCGATCGCGGGTTCGGCTCGGTTTTTGCTCTGGGTACTTGA